The Chloracidobacterium sp. genome contains the following window.
TTGGCAGCGACCCTGACCACGCTCCACCTTGGCGGCACCACATTTGACATCACCACGCTCCAGCTTGTGTCGGTAATGGTGATCATCATCTTTACCACTCTCAATTGCGCGTCGGTGACCCTGACCGGACAGATCGCTACGGCTCTCACGTTTGTAAAAATGGCGTTGATCCTCTTTGTGTCGGTTGGGGCGTTCGTGCTGGTCAGCGGTAATTTTGGACATTTTTCGATGCTGAACACCGGTGGTACGTGCGAAGGTGTTGCGGCGGCGGTTACGGTCGGTTCGCCGAGTTACTCGTTCTTTGGCGGCTTTGCGGCGGCGATGCTTGGTGCATTGTGGGGCTATGATGGGTGGAATAATCTGACGTTTGTCGCGGGCGAGGTTAAAAACCCCAATCGGAATATACCTGTGGCGATCATCGGCAGTACGATACTTGTCATCGTCCTCTACGTCATCGCGAACGTAGCCTATTTTTACGTCCTCGATCCGACTGCGATCGCGTCGGTCTCCAAGAATTCTTCGGTCGCAAAGGTCGTTGTGAGTATGTTTTTTGGCGGAAATGTCGCCAGCATCGCAACGGGAGCCGCGATCGCGTTTTTCACAGTCGGGCTGATGCTCTCATCGCTTGGTACGCTTCATACGTCGCTAATGGCTGGAGCTCGCGTGCCATACGCGATGGCAAAGGACCGCCTTTTCTTCGGCACGTTTAAGAATCTTTCGGCAAATCACGTTCCGGTATCGTCGGTACTGTTAATGGGCGTGATAGCCACGATACTGGCTTTATCGGGTTCATTCGACATCTTGACGGATTATGTTGTCTTCGGTTCTTGGGTTTTTTATGCGCTGGTCACGTCATCGATCTTTGTGTATCGGCGGCGTTATCCGGAGCTTGCCCGTCCGTACAAGGCGTGGGGTTATCCGGTTGTTCCGGTCGTTTTCCTGCTGGTCGCGGGATGGTTGCTCTACACCACTTTCTCAAATGACTTGCCGTTGATGACCGACGGTCTCTCGCAGATCGCTTCGGGCAATATCGGTGAGGGGCTCAAATCGATCGGAAAGACGTCATCATTTGCCGGATCACTTC
Protein-coding sequences here:
- a CDS encoding amino acid permease, encoding MNSEITERQTLIRGLGLIAAISVIIGNVIGTGVFLKARVMTCNVGSPEWVLLAWIAAGLLSLAGALTYAELTAMKPEAGGEYVFLRDSYGKSSSFLYGWMQIFIARPGSQAAAAVAFSIGLNDFLDNKLAATLTTLHLGGTTFDITTLQLVSVMVIIIFTTLNCASVTLTGQIATALTFVKMALILFVSVGAFVLVSGNFGHFSMLNTGGTCEGVAAAVTVGSPSYSFFGGFAAAMLGALWGYDGWNNLTFVAGEVKNPNRNIPVAIIGSTILVIVLYVIANVAYFYVLDPTAIASVSKNSSVAKVVVSMFFGGNVASIATGAAIAFFTVGLMLSSLGTLHTSLMAGARVPYAMAKDRLFFGTFKNLSANHVPVSSVLLMGVIATILALSGSFDILTDYVVFGSWVFYALVTSSIFVYRRRYPELARPYKAWGYPVVPVVFLLVAGWLLYTTFSNDLPLMTDGLSQIASGNIGEGLKSIGKTSSFAGSLLILLGLPVFYYFNKKGIVTPKGE